In the genome of Trypanosoma brucei gambiense DAL972 chromosome 11, complete sequence, the window ACACATGTCACGCAAAGTACAACACTGTACCTACGAAAAATGCTGCGTGCCACGAGATGGCAGTGCGCATCCTTCTCGCTGCCGTGGAGCGTGTGGCTAATAAACACCGCAAATACATTGTTCCGTTGCTTTCTCTGCATATCGATTTCTATGTTCGTTGCTTTGTTCGTGTGTACACGCAGCCGGCAGAGGTGAAGCTCAGCCCATGTAAACTGGGTTATCTCATTCAGTGCAACCACTGCCCCGCGTTTTGGGTTAGACAAATAGCCGTCTCACGTATGCGGGTGAAGAAGCGGCCTCGAAAACTAGGCAATGCGGGAGAAGACGTAACTGCCGGAAGTCAAGGCAATGTGGCGAAAAGTGAGGAACATCGCCTCTCAGATTCAGGAAATGCGAGAGGCACCAACGAGGGTGGGGAGGCGCACAAGGCTGATGAATGGGGGTGGGAACGATTCCCTGCGGCTCCATCCCGCCGTGAGAATCCCAAGATAGTTTCCCCTAGTCTCCAACAAATTTTTCCATCTTCACTGCGCGGTcactgttgttgtgtttgcggAGCATCTGTGTCGCTGTCTGGCCCCATCTACGCGGCCCCGACGCAGAGTGCGCCATTTCTCGGGCAGCTATTGGTAGAGATTGAGCGGCGCGCTTCTGCTAACCATATTACCGCTGTGGCGCGTATATCGGGCCTTGTTCGCGTTGCAATGGAAGAATTAGCCGATACCCCGCTCTTTTACCAGTTGCCAGACGTCGCCTCTTTTGTACGTGTCCGTTGTCCCCCCGCCCCGCTATTTATTGGAGCCCTAGGACGCAAGGGATACCGCTGCAGTCAAGTGCATTGTGCACCGTCAGGTATCAAGACTGATTGCCCCCCGGAAATTGTGGTCGGTGTGATGATGCGATGGAAGAAGtacgaagaggaaaataatgagagagttgttgaaggaggaaaagaagaggatgcgGTGCTTGATATCCACTCTGATCGTGTGACCTCTCCTCCCGCCATGATTGAAGGCGGGGGTTGTGGAAGCGGTGACGGAAAGAGTAATGAGAGGGGAAccaggaagaaagggagggtAGATCAACGCGTGCCGCTAGTGAAACCTTTATCGGATGTTGACTTCTCCTACGACAAGCAATTTGATTTCCGTGGTGCTGTCACAGGCGTGGCGAAGTTTATTCCCAACGCCCCCAACTGGGGACCGAAGCGAAAACACCAAGGGGCCATGCATTCCGCTGTCGATGCTCCATGAGAAACACATAAAAAGGGTAGTGCTTCCTGCTACCACGTCCCCACCACCTCCCTGCGGTTAATCACTTAACGGGTTTTAATAACCATCAATTAATGTGGGGGTTCTGTAAAATTGACaagcaacaaagagaagCACATTATGCAAATAATTATCGTCGGTCACGTGAACTCGATTTCTCTGTTGTTTGTGGCTGTTGGTGCCCCGAAAAATTACTCACATGCACTTTCTCTTCGATTTACTTCAATGTGAAGGACACCAGACCGCTCCTCGTTGTACATataaacaaaggaaaggtggGAGTGCCGTTCCTGGTGGCACAACACTTGTCCTCTCAGCAAATGTTTTGCCGTTCCGTGAAGTGGTTTAGTGTATTTGACGCTTGTTATGTTCTTAACCTTGACCGCCGCCAGGACCGCTGGGCACACGTACAGCAGCAGCTGTCCCGGGCGAAGTTAGAGACGTTTCTTCGACCACCGGCGAAGGTTACCCGTGTGAGTGGTGTTGATGGGCAGGCGCTAGATGTGGAAGCGCTTCATCGAAACGGCCTTGTAACAGACGTTGGATACCAACGGTTCCTGTTGCCGCTTGAGGAAAAGTTGTTTGGTATGGATTTAACTCCCGGTGCTATCGGTTGTGCGTTGGGCCACAGAAAGATATGGGAAACTGTTGTTGAGAAGCGTCATCAGTGTGCATTGATTCTGGAAGACGATGTTGAGTTCCACCACAAGTTTCCCCGACTTTTGAGAGAAGTTTGGCCGCGTGTTCCGAGCGATTGGGGAATCGTGCATCTTGGTGGACTCGACCTGCTCGCTAGTGGGAAACCGCCAAGACCCTTTGTTGACGTGGGCGTTCGGCATGCATACAGCGGACATCGTGAGCTGACAGCTTACGTTCTTCACCACGCCGCTGCAAAGAGGTGCCTTGAGCACACACTGCCGATGACGTGGCAAGTGGACACCCATATTTGTAGCGTCGTGACGGAAGATCCGGCGGCACAAGACAGTTACATTTCTGATCCCATGACGTATGTCTTTCAGCCATCATTGGCTATTCAGATCACATCGTTCGGAACTGATGTGCAGAAGAGACCGTCAGACAACCCCCCACTCGAAGATGCAGCGCGGCGTATGCGAGAGTTTGTAGGAGGGGGGACGTCCGTTCGCTGAGGGTCCAGCGTGATACGTAACTACACGTGTAGGTGCTGAAAACCCCGCGTGTCCGCGTTCCTTCATGTTTGAATCAAGAAGGATGGGAACTCATTACGGCAATTGACGTAACGCATTGTGGTAGTGGTACACCTCCATTGTTCTAGCAACACTCTCGATTGGCGTTCGTTATTACTCTTGGTGTTTTCTCCCGAAACGTTTTATCTCTTCTGTTTCGATTGGGTCTTTACCCTACCCCCTAATGTTGTCGTGTCCTTTAGTCATGATTCCCGAGGCCGAAAGTTGCTTTTTCACtcaattttctttctctattttattttctaactgattttccttcttcccgtGACCGTAAAGGGCAGGTGCGCGACCTCTTCGAGATAGCAACAAACGCACCGCTTACAAGAATcaactcatatatatatatatatatataagtaaatTTCTTTaaaggtatatatatatacgtatctGTGTCTCTGTGTGTATCTTTGTATCTATCCTTAGAATAGTTCATCGGTGGGGAGGTGGTGCCGCAAGGTCCGTACACACTCAACAATGCCTAGTTCCAAGTCGGACAGTGGGGATCCAACGCCGGTGCAGCACCTAGCTAATGAATCGATGCAGTCCTCAGCAACGTTAAGTGCCAGTGCCTGGGCTTCGGCGGTGAAACGTTTTGAAGGCCCAAAATCGAGTGGAAATAGTGCACCCACCGACGGCGGGAAACCCCGACACAAGGAATCTATGTTTGCTGTTAAACAGGCGACAGCACCTGAGACGATGGACCCAATAATGAGACGGCTCGAGCTCCGCTACGAACCGTTGCCGGCGGAGAGGCAGTATTCAGTTCAGTCGTCTTCACGAAAGCAACGCGGGGAACAACGATCCGATGTTGTTGACGTTTCGATGCAAGCAGTGCAGGATGAAACTGTAGCGCTGCTAACCAGGCACCTTCCCTGCATCCCGTCTACATTACCGGATGTGACAGAATGGAAAGAGGCAACCAAGTCGCAAAATGAACCTGTACTTGACGACCGCATCACCGCACAGACGATCCACAGGTTGCTGTGCAAAGGTCATTTTCGCGACCGCAAACGACAGCTACTGAAATGCCGTTCCAAGCAAGCGATAGAGGAGTTCGACGAACTGTTACCTAGCAACGCAGTTAATGCGCTTTCCAAGCAAGTGAGTCGCTTAGAGCCGCCTTTTGTGGAAAAGATGATGGAAGCTAAGATGTACTgtaagcagcagaaaaacgATGAATCA includes:
- a CDS encoding N(2), N(2)-dimethylguanosine tRNA methyltransferase, producing MRSGLFGTEGLRKETPRGYTVVVEGTTAVLFPPAAGSSTQIGRGFSDIDKEEVGKQRKDDSCAPNCSLNSKEDNTCGEEDEECGQAVFYNPAQVVNRDLSVCVIACFSQLRKEEPKNKGGTRRGITILEALSATGLRAIRYYKEIPDVRFIIANDIDCDAVECIRRNCEFNEVPCVAPTFQENFPSSCIRVDETTGTVESGGAIFANLDDANDLMFRLATNPTVNPGHRLCLAATQNESCRDGVDTESGEARGIRPLIQQELVDVVDLDPYGSASPFLEGAMRCIREGGLLLVTSTDSAILCGNYPDTCHAKYNTVPTKNAACHEMAVRILLAAVERVANKHRKYIVPLLSLHIDFYVRCFVRVYTQPAEVKLSPCKLGYLIQCNHCPAFWVRQIAVSRMRVKKRPRKLGNAGEDVTAGSQGNVAKSEEHRLSDSGNARGTNEGGEAHKADEWGWERFPAAPSRRENPKIVSPSLQQIFPSSLRGHCCCVCGASVSLSGPIYAAPTQSAPFLGQLLVEIERRASANHITAVARISGLVRVAMEELADTPLFYQLPDVASFVRVRCPPAPLFIGALGRKGYRCSQVHCAPSGIKTDCPPEIVVGVMMRWKKYEEENNERVVEGGKEEDAVLDIHSDRVTSPPAMIEGGGCGSGDGKSNERGTRKKGRVDQRVPLVKPLSDVDFSYDKQFDFRGAVTGVAKFIPNAPNWGPKRKHQGAMHSAVDAP
- a CDS encoding glycosyltransferase family-like protein, which encodes MWGFCKIDKQQREAHYANNYRRSRELDFSVVCGCWCPEKLLTCTFSSIYFNVKDTRPLLVVHINKGKVGVPFLVAQHLSSQQMFCRSVKWFSVFDACYVLNLDRRQDRWAHVQQQLSRAKLETFLRPPAKVTRVSGVDGQALDVEALHRNGLVTDVGYQRFLLPLEEKLFGMDLTPGAIGCALGHRKIWETVVEKRHQCALILEDDVEFHHKFPRLLREVWPRVPSDWGIVHLGGLDLLASGKPPRPFVDVGVRHAYSGHRELTAYVLHHAAAKRCLEHTLPMTWQVDTHICSVVTEDPAAQDSYISDPMTYVFQPSLAIQITSFGTDVQKRPSDNPPLEDAARRMREFVGGGTSVR